One [Clostridium] saccharolyticum WM1 DNA segment encodes these proteins:
- a CDS encoding DeoR/GlpR family DNA-binding transcription regulator: MFTEERLDRILQILQDQGMVKVKDLSTLFQVTEDCIRKDLKNLENAGKLKRTYGGALLSQDYPLKRDVIDRRDTNIEKKRLIAQKASELIGSNETIFLDISTTNIMVAELLAKSHKRLTVVTNMIDIMQTLAINPNITAIGTGGIMYRTVNGFMGAAAIEIIKQYSFDRALIGTCGLDLTDNSITTLGVEDGLTKKAAIASSRHKYLVMEKDKFYFNDSYKFAHFDDIDGIITDSMPDEATSSKLYSAGVTIL; the protein is encoded by the coding sequence ATGTTCACGGAAGAGCGTTTAGACAGGATTTTGCAGATCCTTCAGGATCAGGGAATGGTGAAGGTAAAAGATTTAAGCACCCTTTTTCAGGTGACAGAGGACTGTATACGCAAGGATTTAAAGAATCTGGAAAATGCCGGAAAGCTAAAACGGACTTATGGCGGAGCCTTGTTATCCCAGGATTATCCGCTGAAACGGGATGTTATTGACCGCAGAGATACAAATATTGAGAAAAAAAGGTTGATTGCCCAGAAGGCATCTGAGCTTATCGGAAGCAATGAGACCATATTTTTGGATATTTCAACCACAAATATCATGGTGGCAGAGCTGCTTGCCAAGTCTCACAAGCGGCTGACTGTGGTAACCAATATGATTGATATCATGCAGACGCTGGCAATCAATCCAAACATCACTGCCATCGGAACCGGCGGGATCATGTACCGGACCGTCAATGGCTTTATGGGAGCTGCTGCCATTGAGATCATCAAGCAGTACAGCTTTGACCGGGCTTTGATCGGAACCTGCGGCTTAGATCTTACAGATAATTCCATCACGACCTTAGGCGTGGAAGATGGTTTGACAAAGAAGGCGGCCATTGCAAGCAGCAGGCATAAATATCTGGTAATGGAAAAAGATAAATTCTATTTTAATGATTCCTATAAATTTGCTCATTTTGATGACATAGACGGGATAATCACGGACTCCATGCCGGATGAAGCCACTTCCAGTAAGCTTTACTCAGCAGGAGTTACGATTCTGTAG
- a CDS encoding ABC transporter ATP-binding protein codes for MSRLLEVNQLQVQIKTQHGVVRAVRGISFYLNEQETLAIVGESGSGKSISVKSIMGLLPKNGKITEGSILLEGRDLAKYSERQMQTVRGSDISMIFQDPMTSLNPTMTIGKQIVEILREHRKDMSKAQMKKRALELISLVGISNPEARFHQYPHQLSGGMRQRVVIAVALACDPKILIADEPTTALDVTIQAQILDLMKDLQKKIKTSIIIITHNLGVVANIADRVAVMYGGQLVETAGVRDLFYQTTHPYTKGLLASIPKASLKGSELTAIPGTPPDLMDPPKGCPFAARCPKTMEVCRQYPPEDMLCGEEHHARCWLLDERAKALRE; via the coding sequence GTGAGCAGATTATTAGAAGTGAATCAGTTACAAGTACAAATTAAGACTCAGCATGGAGTTGTCCGGGCAGTGCGGGGGATCAGCTTTTATCTGAATGAGCAGGAGACTCTGGCAATCGTAGGAGAGTCAGGTTCCGGCAAATCCATCTCTGTAAAAAGCATTATGGGTCTGCTTCCCAAGAACGGAAAAATCACAGAAGGCAGTATCCTGCTAGAAGGAAGGGATCTTGCAAAATACAGTGAGCGGCAGATGCAGACTGTGCGGGGTTCGGATATTTCCATGATATTCCAGGACCCTATGACCTCTTTAAACCCTACGATGACCATTGGTAAGCAGATAGTAGAGATATTAAGAGAGCATCGAAAGGACATGTCAAAAGCCCAGATGAAAAAACGGGCTCTCGAACTGATTTCTCTGGTTGGAATATCCAATCCGGAAGCAAGGTTTCACCAGTACCCTCACCAGCTTTCCGGGGGCATGAGACAAAGAGTCGTGATTGCAGTGGCTTTGGCTTGTGATCCTAAGATCTTGATTGCAGATGAGCCGACAACAGCCTTGGATGTGACCATTCAGGCCCAGATCCTGGATCTGATGAAGGACCTTCAGAAAAAAATAAAAACTTCTATTATTATAATTACCCATAATCTTGGGGTGGTGGCAAACATTGCAGACCGGGTCGCCGTAATGTACGGAGGCCAGTTGGTGGAGACTGCCGGAGTGCGTGATCTTTTTTACCAGACCACACACCCATATACAAAAGGGCTTCTGGCTTCGATACCAAAGGCTTCCCTGAAAGGAAGCGAGCTGACAGCCATACCGGGAACACCGCCGGATCTTATGGATCCGCCCAAAGGCTGCCCATTTGCTGCCAGATGTCCAAAGACCATGGAGGTCTGCAGACAATATCCGCCGGAGGACATGCTCTGCGGTGAAGAACACCACGCGCGCTGCTGGCTTCTTGATGAGCGGGCAAAGGCTCTTAGAGAATAG
- a CDS encoding copper homeostasis protein CutC — protein sequence MKNYILEVCVDSVESAKAAVRGGADRLELCANLVIGGTTPGVSQFKQIRKACDVPINVLIRPRYGDFLYTDHEFQMISEDALMFRELGADGIVVGFLKPDGDLDMERLKVLREKAGTGSMTLHRAFDVCRDPYRSLAEAIEAGADTILTSGQQNTCMEGKKLLGELIGQASGRIDIMAGSGVNVDAIACLMGEIGARSFHMSGKIIVDSGMTYRKENVNMGIPGIGEYDIFRTEEEQIRRAKKLMEEKACSRKSV from the coding sequence ATGAAAAACTATATCTTGGAGGTCTGTGTGGATTCTGTGGAATCTGCCAAAGCGGCGGTACGTGGGGGAGCTGACAGGCTGGAACTCTGTGCCAATCTGGTAATTGGGGGGACAACCCCCGGCGTGAGCCAGTTTAAGCAGATACGTAAAGCCTGCGACGTTCCCATTAACGTACTGATACGGCCCCGGTATGGAGATTTTTTGTATACAGATCATGAATTTCAGATGATTTCAGAGGATGCCCTGATGTTTCGGGAACTTGGCGCCGATGGGATCGTTGTGGGATTTTTAAAACCAGACGGGGATCTTGATATGGAACGGCTGAAGGTGCTCAGAGAAAAGGCAGGAACGGGAAGTATGACCTTGCACAGAGCCTTTGATGTGTGCCGGGATCCATACAGAAGCCTGGCAGAAGCCATAGAGGCAGGAGCTGATACCATACTGACCTCCGGGCAGCAGAATACCTGTATGGAAGGAAAAAAGCTTTTGGGAGAACTGATCGGACAGGCATCCGGCAGGATTGATATAATGGCCGGCAGCGGGGTCAATGTGGATGCCATTGCCTGTCTCATGGGTGAGATAGGTGCCCGTAGCTTTCACATGTCAGGCAAAATCATTGTTGACAGTGGTATGACCTATCGAAAAGAAAATGTAAATATGGGCATACCGGGAATCGGGGAGTATGATATTTTCCGTACCGAAGAGGAGCAGATACGCCGGGCGAAGAAGCTGATGGAGGAAAAGGCATGTTCACGGAAGAGCGTTTAG
- a CDS encoding ABC transporter permease, producing the protein MNELFVKANVDESEKEHIARPNLTALQDGWLRLKKNKAAVVCLFTLITIGLLAILAPEFSRYSYKETNYDIIYQTPSLVHLFGTDQFGRDLWVRTWMGTRISLLIAFVAALLDLTVGVAYGSVSALAGGKVDAVMQRIIEVLVGIPHLIIVILLMMVMPAGIWTIVVALSITGWVNMARLVRGSILKLKNQEFVLAARVLGTSTYGIIRKHLIPNTVGVIVINAMFTIPSAIFTEAFLSFIGIGMQEPKASLGVLINNGYQVLRNFPHVLIFPAIVIVLIMVCFSILGDGLRDALDPRMRK; encoded by the coding sequence ATGAATGAATTATTTGTAAAGGCAAATGTCGATGAATCAGAGAAAGAACATATTGCCCGCCCGAATCTGACCGCCCTTCAGGATGGCTGGCTTCGTCTGAAGAAAAATAAGGCAGCGGTTGTTTGTTTATTTACTTTGATCACAATCGGACTTCTGGCAATTCTGGCGCCGGAATTTTCCAGATATTCCTATAAGGAAACCAATTATGATATCATATATCAGACCCCCTCTCTGGTACATCTGTTTGGAACGGACCAGTTTGGACGTGATCTATGGGTTAGGACGTGGATGGGAACCCGCATATCTCTGCTCATAGCCTTTGTGGCGGCACTTTTGGATTTGACGGTGGGAGTGGCTTACGGATCGGTTTCCGCTTTGGCCGGCGGGAAAGTAGATGCTGTTATGCAGCGGATCATTGAAGTGCTGGTAGGCATTCCCCATCTGATCATCGTAATTCTTTTAATGATGGTCATGCCGGCGGGAATCTGGACGATTGTAGTGGCCCTTTCCATTACAGGATGGGTGAATATGGCGCGCCTGGTCCGCGGGTCCATATTAAAGCTTAAAAATCAGGAATTTGTACTGGCGGCCCGGGTGCTTGGAACCAGTACTTACGGGATCATTCGGAAGCATCTGATACCCAATACGGTTGGAGTCATTGTAATCAATGCCATGTTTACCATTCCCTCCGCCATATTTACGGAAGCTTTTTTAAGCTTTATCGGCATAGGTATGCAGGAACCGAAAGCTTCTTTGGGAGTTTTGATCAACAATGGATACCAGGTGCTTCGTAATTTTCCTCATGTACTGATTTTTCCGGCCATTGTGATCGTCCTGATTATGGTTTGCTTCAGCATTCTTGGAGACGGCCTGCGGGATGCTCTGGATCCAAGAATGAGAAAGTAG
- a CDS encoding ABC transporter permease, whose amino-acid sequence MIKYICKRLVYLALTLWVIVTATFFLMKKLPGSPFDAERFNLMSVQQQQTILKQYGLNESLPRQYVKYMGNILHGDFGTSFTYTGQKVSTVIGGRIGPSALIGIQAVLIGLAVGLTLGIIAAWKHNSGIDYFTMIMAVLGVSVPNFVAAALLQYYVALKWGILPVGFWTGWKCSVLPSVALSFSATAMVARFIRTEMLEVLEQDYIVTAKAKGLSPMKVLMGHAVRNSIIPVVTILGPIVVNLLTGSLAVENIYTIPGIGSLFVDSIKANDYSTIMGITIFYSAFYIFVVLIVDIAYSLIDPRIRLAAGKEG is encoded by the coding sequence ATGATAAAATATATCTGCAAGCGACTGGTTTATCTGGCGCTGACGTTATGGGTCATTGTAACAGCGACTTTTTTTCTGATGAAGAAGCTGCCAGGCTCTCCTTTTGATGCGGAACGCTTTAATCTGATGTCCGTTCAGCAGCAGCAGACCATTTTAAAGCAGTATGGACTGAATGAGTCCCTGCCCCGGCAATACGTAAAATATATGGGAAATATCCTGCACGGAGATTTCGGAACATCCTTTACCTATACCGGGCAAAAGGTATCTACCGTAATCGGAGGAAGGATCGGCCCTTCCGCTTTGATCGGCATACAGGCAGTGCTGATTGGGCTGGCTGTGGGCCTTACTTTGGGAATCATTGCGGCGTGGAAGCATAACAGCGGCATCGACTATTTCACAATGATTATGGCCGTGCTTGGAGTTTCCGTTCCTAATTTTGTGGCGGCGGCTCTTTTACAGTACTATGTAGCTTTAAAATGGGGAATCCTGCCTGTGGGATTCTGGACCGGCTGGAAATGCTCGGTTCTTCCTTCTGTTGCTCTGTCTTTTTCTGCCACTGCGATGGTGGCACGGTTTATCAGGACAGAGATGCTTGAGGTCCTGGAGCAGGATTACATTGTCACGGCCAAAGCAAAAGGGCTTAGCCCCATGAAGGTGCTCATGGGACATGCGGTTAGAAACTCCATCATCCCGGTAGTGACCATCTTGGGACCTATTGTGGTAAATCTTCTGACGGGCTCTTTGGCTGTAGAGAATATTTATACCATTCCGGGTATCGGCAGCTTATTTGTAGACAGTATTAAAGCCAATGACTATTCCACCATCATGGGAATTACCATATTTTACAGCGCTTTTTATATTTTTGTGGTGCTGATCGTTGATATCGCATATTCCCTCATTGATCCAAGAATTCGTCTGGCAGCCGGCAAGGAGGGTTAA
- a CDS encoding ABC transporter ATP-binding protein: MMSADKKPLLEVKHLKKYFHVGKNQILKAVDDVSLEIYKGETLGLVGESGCGKSTFGRTVIHLYEPTEGRILYDGQEINSRFPGAERHGFTKKVQMIFQDPYASLNPRMKVIDIVAEGIDAHGILSGQERRMKVLELLEIVGLSEEHADRFPHEFSGGQRQRVGIARALAVDPEFVICDEPISALDVSIQAQVINLLKELQEKRGLTYLFIAHDLSMVKHISDRIGVMYLGAMVELADSESLFEDPVHPYTQALLSAIPIPDPDVEKSRNRIMLEGSLPNPVNVKDGCRFASRCPHAVEMCREKTPEMKEVRPGHFAACHKAV; the protein is encoded by the coding sequence ATGATGTCGGCAGATAAGAAACCATTACTAGAAGTAAAGCATTTAAAAAAGTATTTCCATGTTGGAAAAAATCAGATTTTAAAAGCAGTGGATGATGTAAGCCTGGAAATTTATAAGGGTGAGACCCTTGGCCTGGTGGGTGAGAGCGGATGCGGAAAATCGACTTTTGGCAGAACCGTAATCCACTTGTATGAGCCAACGGAAGGAAGGATACTATATGACGGACAGGAAATTAACAGCCGTTTTCCTGGGGCGGAGCGCCATGGGTTTACCAAAAAGGTCCAGATGATCTTTCAGGATCCCTATGCGTCCTTAAACCCCCGGATGAAGGTCATAGATATTGTTGCGGAAGGCATTGATGCCCATGGAATCTTAAGCGGGCAGGAGCGGAGAATGAAAGTACTGGAACTCCTGGAGATTGTAGGGCTTTCCGAAGAGCATGCAGACCGTTTTCCCCATGAATTTTCCGGCGGGCAGCGCCAGCGTGTTGGCATTGCCAGGGCGCTGGCTGTAGACCCGGAGTTTGTGATCTGCGACGAACCCATCTCTGCTCTGGATGTTTCCATACAGGCTCAGGTGATCAACTTGCTGAAAGAGCTGCAGGAGAAGAGAGGGCTTACCTATCTGTTCATTGCTCATGACCTTTCCATGGTCAAGCACATCAGTGACCGGATCGGAGTCATGTATCTGGGAGCAATGGTGGAACTGGCGGATAGTGAGAGCCTGTTTGAGGATCCGGTGCATCCCTATACTCAGGCATTGCTTTCTGCAATTCCCATTCCGGATCCGGATGTGGAAAAAAGCCGCAACAGAATCATGCTGGAGGGAAGTTTACCAAATCCCGTCAATGTGAAAGATGGCTGCCGATTTGCATCCCGTTGTCCTCATGCAGTGGAAATGTGCCGGGAAAAAACACCGGAAATGAAAGAGGTCAGGCCAGGGCATTTTGCAGCATGCCATAAGGCGGTGTAA